From Glycine max cultivar Williams 82 chromosome 11, Glycine_max_v4.0, whole genome shotgun sequence, the proteins below share one genomic window:
- the LOC100799908 gene encoding DNA-directed RNA polymerase V subunit 5C, producing MEGKRERCTVQVTVLALAWALLVLSSFTSVTEKSLTEHFIFQNAMECIAKMTKDNGSMESLRYFLSRRTLLEMLQDRGYDVVQHANLSPSLAEFRSRFGQNPNPQTLAFCVSHLSNPSNTVQVVFAGTDDIRKGTVNEICTQIADKGRLKGLILVVQSKMTSFAKKDLESLPFKVEIIRIDDLLVNITKHVLQPKYEILTDDEKKALLTKHNLDEKQLPHMLKTDAIASYYGLEKGQVVKITHRGPVVDFHVSYRCVV from the exons atggaagGCAAGAGAGAGAGGTGTACAGTACAGGTCACAGTATTAGCATTGGCCTGGGCGCTCTTAGTTCTTTCCTCCTTCACTAGCGTAACCGAAAAGTCACTAACAGAGCATTTCATTTTTCAGAACGCAATGGAATGCATCGCCAagatgacgaaagacaacgggAGCATGGAGAGCCTCCGCTACTTCCTGAGTCGTCGAACGCTGCTGGAGATGCTCCAAGACAGAGGCTACGACGTCGTTCAGCACGCAAACCTCTCTCCCTCCCTCGCCGAGTTCCGCTCCCGCTTCGGCCAAAACCCCAACCCTCAAACCCTCGCCTTCTGCGTTTCGCATCTCTCAAATCCCTCCAACACG GTACAAGTTGTGTTTGCGGGAACCGATGATATAAGAAAAGGAACGGTGAATGAGATATGCACCCAGATTGCGGACAAGGGACGCTTGAAAGGGCTGATACTTGTTGTGCAGAGTAAGATGACTTCGTTTGCGAAAAAAGACTTGGAGAGCTTGCCATTTAAAGTTGAGATTATCAGA ATTGATGATTTGCTGGTCAATATCACAAAGCATGTGCTGCAGCCAAAGTATGAGATACTCACTGATGATGAGAAGAAAGCACTGCTCACCAAGCATAATTTGGATGAGAAGCAG ctCCCTCACATGTTGAAGACTGATGCCATAGCTAGTTACTATGGGCTGGAGAAAGGGCAAGTTGTGAAAATCACTCACAGGGGTCCAGTGGTTGATTTTCATGTTTCTTATCGCTGTGTCGTGTAA
- the LOC100808414 gene encoding F-box protein SKIP5-like, with product MEYQQQKQQWKRSQRTKPSSSSSSHINNLDDGCLMHIFNFLPPIPDRFNTALVCHRWNYLACHPRLWLRVDRSVKELSEPGVFPNIETAVSASRPGDTILIAAGGTHRVANIQIRKPLCLIGAGEVPDDTTLVCSRGSDSALEFLSTCKLANLTVRAELGCCLLHRKGRLTIDGCILQCESNPLDYLSCPIVSTASSSVVLPSQTKSNNGDGVFVSQTRIEGGAKAVLTSGDLALQRVRVIYARTSLLFWFDVEQMCDQIDYDKPL from the exons ATGGAATACCAACaacagaaacaacaatggaagaggtCACAAAGGACAAaaccctcttcttcttcttcttctcacatCAACAATCTCGATGATGGTTGTCTTATGCACATTTTCAACTTCCTTCCTCCTATTCCAG ATCGCTTTAATACCGCCCTCGTTTGCCACAGATGGAATTACTTGGCATGTCATCCTCGCTTGTGGCTTCGGGTTGATCGATCAGTTAAAGAGTTATCTGAACCCGGTGTTTTCCCAAACATTGAAACCGCTGTATCTGCTTCAAG ACCAGGTGATACCATTTTAATAGCAGCTGGTGGAACTCATCGTGTTGCAAACATTCAAATAAGGAAACCACTTTGCTTA attggtgcagGTGAAGTTCCAGATGACACAACACTTGTTTGTTCTCGAGGCTCAGACAG TGCATTAGAGTTCCTATCCACATGCAAATTAGCAAACTTAACCGTGAGGGCCGAGCTTGGTTGTTGCTTGCTACATAGAAAGGGAAGGCTAACCATAGATGGATGCATACTTCAATGTGAGTCTAATCCTCTGGATTATCTCTCATGTCCCATTGTGAGTACAGCCAGTAGCAGTGTGGTGCTTCCCTCTCAAACCAAGAGTAATAATGGTGATGGTGTATTTGTTTCTCAAACCCGCATTGAAGGGGGTGCCAAAGCTGTTTTAACAAGTGGGGATTTGGCCTTGCAACGCGTCAGAGTGATTTATGCTCgaacttcacttcttttctgGTTTGATGTGGAGCAGATGTGTGATCAAATTGATTATGACAAGCCTCTTTGA